Proteins found in one Magnolia sinica isolate HGM2019 chromosome 5, MsV1, whole genome shotgun sequence genomic segment:
- the LOC131245537 gene encoding leucine-rich repeat receptor-like serine/threonine-protein kinase BAM3: MAVSTMRILFLSSLLLLHLLSSSSSSSSLIFSRNSSLSKQASILISLKKSFTSSHPSLDAWNESNYMSLCSWPAIQCDSTNTLIVTIDISNSNISGVISPEITNLRTLQNLSVAGNNLFGEFPPDIQKLTSLRFLNISNNQFNGSLDWNFSQLKELEVLDAYNNDFSGFLPTAISMLPELKRLDFGGNYFSGRIPSSYGSLQQLNYLSLAGNDLGGFIPAELGNLTNLKQLYLGYFNEFNGGIPPELGNLINLVHLDMSSCGLEGHVPAELGRLKKLDTLFLQTNQLSGTIPPQFGNLSSLKSLDLSNNMLTGDIPIEFSELQELSLLHLFINRLHGEIPWLVADLPNLEVLKLWQNNFTGVIPPKLGQNGKLTELDLSTNRLTGLVPRSLCSGRKLKILILLDNFLFGPLPSDLGECVTLSRVRLGQNYLTGSIPNGFLYLPELSLVELQNNYITGRIGEEPNKVPAKLGRLNLSNNRLFGRLPSSIGNFSSLQILLLGGNQFAGELPSELGLLKHVLKLDLSRNNFTGRIPPEIGDCSLLTYLDLSQNQLDGPLPVRIAQIRILNYFNVSWNRLNQSIPKEIGSVKSLTSADFSHNNFSGQVPETGQFEYFNTTSFTGNPLLCGSHLKPCNYSSTSTMHDSDKQSSIKSQIPAKYKLLFALGLLTCSLAFSMAVIFKARLSARKKNLKPWKLTAFQKLEFGSDDIVECLKDNNIIGRGGAGIVYRGTMPTGEQIAVKRLLGISKGSSHDNGFSAEIQTLGRIRHRNIVRLIAFCSNKDTKLLVYEYMPNGSLGEVLHGKRGGCLKWDVRLKIAMEAAKGLCYLHHDCSPLILHRDVKSNNILLDADLEAHVADFGLAKFLQDTGTSECMSAIAGSYGYIAPEYAYTLKVDEKSDVYSFGVVLLELITGRRPVGGFGEEGIDIVQWAKMTTNWTKEGVIKILDERLINVPLDEAMQLFFVAMLCVQEHSMERPTMRDVVQMLAQAKQSHPFSVT; encoded by the exons ATGGCTGTTTCCACCATGAgaattctcttcctttcttctcttcttcttcttcatcttctttcttcttcttcttcttcttcatcgttGATCTTTTCACGTAATTCGTCTCTAAGCAAACAAGCTTCCATCTTGATTTCTCTCAAGAAATCTTTCACATCATCTCATCCATCGTTGGACGCCTGGAATGAATCGAATTACATGTCCCTCTGCTCCTGGCCCGCAATCCAATGCGATAGCACCAACACCCTCATAGTCACCATCGACATATCAAATTCCAACATCTCCGGCGTCATCTCTCCCGAAATAACCAATCTCAGAACCCTTCAAAACCTCTCCGTCGCCGGCAACAATCTGTTCGGCGAATTCCCTCCCGATATTCAAAAGCTGACAAGCCTTAGATTCCTAAACATCTCCAACAACCAGTTCAATGGCAGCTTGGACTGGAACTTCTCCCAATTGAAAGAGCTCGAGGTCTTGGATGCTTACAACAACGACTTCTCCGGATTCCTTCCCACAGCCATTTCCATGCTTCCCGAATTGAAGCGTTTGGATTTCGGCGGGAATTACTTCTCCGGGAGGATACCATCGAGCTATGGCAGTTTGCAGCAGCTGAACTATCTCTCACTTGCCGGAAACGATTTGGGCGGTTTTATACCAGCAGAGCTTGGTAATCTAACCAATCTAAAACAGCTCTACTTGGGGTATTTCAATGAATTTAATGGAGGAATCCCACCTGAGTTAGGAAACCTCATCAATCTAGTTCATCTTGATATGTCGAGCTGCGGTCTTGAAGGTCATGTCCCGGCCGAACTAGGCCGTCTGAAGAAACTGGACACTCTGTTCCTACAGACGAATCAGCTCAGCGGAACAATCCCACCTCAGTTTGGGAACTTGAGCAGCTTGAAATCTCTTGATCTCTCCAACAACATGCTCACCGGCGATATCCCCATCGAGTTCTCAGAGCTGCAGGAGCTCTCCCTCTTGCATCTCTTCATCAACCGCCTTCATGGGGAGATCCCATGGTTAGTTGCAGATCTCCCCAATTTGGAGGTCTTGAAACTTTGGCAGAATAACTTCACTGGCGTAATTCCTCCTAAGCTCGGACAGAACGGCAAGCTGACAGAACTCGATCTTTCTACTAATAGGCTGACGGGTCTGGTTCCTCGGTCCCTATGCTCAGGAAGAAAGCTGAAGATCTTGATTTTGCTCGACAACTTCCTGTTTGGGCCTCTGCCTAGTGATCTTGGAGAGTGCGTAACGCTTTCCAGAGTTCGATTGGGTCAGAACTACTTGACTGGTTCGATCCCAAACGGGTTTCTTTACTTGCCGGAACTGTCACTGGTAGAATTGCAGAACAATTACATTACAGGACGAATTGGGGAAGAACCAAATAAGGTTCCAGCGAAACTAGGCCGGCTGAATCTGTCAAACAATCGTCTTTTCGGTCGTCTGCCATCTTCCATCGGAAACTTCTCCAGCTTGCAGATTCTTCTTCTTGGCGGAAACCAATTTGCGGGGGAGCTTCCTTCCGAATTAGGCCTTCTGAAGCATGTATTGAAGTTGGATTTGAGCAGAAATAACTTCACTGGTAGAATCCCACCTGAGATTGGAGACTGCTCTTTACTGACTTACCTTGATTTGAGCCAAAACCAGCTCGACGGCCCGCTTCCAGTCCGAATAGCTCAAATTCGAATACTCAATTACTTCAACGTCTCTTGGAACCGATTAAACCAGAGCATTCCGAAGGAAATTGGAAGTGTCAAGAGCCTAACATCAGCAGATTTTTCACACAATAACTTCTCCGGTCAGGTACCCGAAACAGGACAGTTCGAATACTTCAACACAACATCATTCACAGGTAATCCTCTGTTATGCGGGTCCCACTTGAAACCATGCAATTACTCATCTACATCGACAATGCATGATTCCGACAAGCAAAGCAGCATCAAATCCCAAATTCCCGCCAAATACAAGCTATTATTCGCATTGGGACTCTTAACTTGCTCATTGGCATTTTCTATGGCGGTGATCTTCAAGGCCCGTTTGTCAGCCAGGAAGAAGAATTTGAAGCCATGGAAGCTGACGGCATTTCAGAAGCTGGAATTCGGCAGTGACGACATAGTAGAGTGCCTGAAAGACAACAACATTATAGGGAGAGGAGGAGCCGGGATCGTCTACAGAGGAACGATGCCAACAGGAGAGCAGATAGCAGTGAAGAGGCTGTTGGGGATAAGCAAAGGGTCTTCTCACGACAACGGATTCTCTGCTGAAATTCAAACACTGGGGCGAATCCGGCACCGGAACATAGTCCGTCTGATTGCATTCTGTTCGAACAAAGACACCAAACTGCTCGTCTACGAATACATGCCGAATGGGAGCTTGGGTGAAGTTCTTCATGGGAAGAGAGGAGGGTGTTTGAAGTGGGACGTTCGGTTGAAGATAGCTATGGAAGCGGCCAAAGGCCTCTGTTATCTGCATCATGACTGTAGTCCTTTGATTCTCCATCGAGACGTGAAGTCGAACAACATCTTGTTAGATGCTGATTTGGAGGCCCATGTCGCCGATTTcggattagccaagttcttgcaGGACACCGGGACGTCGGAATGCATGTCTGCCATCGCCGGATCCTATGGTTACATCGCTCCCG AATATGCATACACATTGAAAGTGGATGAGAAAAGCGACGTCTACAGCTTTGGTGTAGTCCTCTTGGAGCTGATAACAGGCCGCAGACCAGTCGGTGGATTCGGAGAAGAAGGGATAGACATTGTCCAGTGGGCCAAGATGACCACGAACTGGACCAAAGAAGGAGTAATCAAGATCTTAGATGAACGGTTGATCAACGTTCCGTTAGACGAAGCCATGCAACTGTTCTTCGTAGCCATGCTTTGTGTCCAGGAGCACAGCATGGAGCGGCCCACCATGAGAGATGTTGTTCAGATGCTTGCACAAGCAAAGCAATCACATCCATTCAGTGTGACCTGA